A stretch of DNA from Gammaproteobacteria bacterium:
TAATAAACGAATAAAATAACGAAAATGCCTATCCGTCCAGTCAAGCATTGGAGCGAGACAGAGTTTGTGGCGCTGAAAAAAACTACCTTCTCTATGGCTCACACTTCATTCATCCCAATGACTTCCGCAACCGCATAAAACACTTCCTTCAATTGCTTTTTACTAAGCGCTGTTAATGGTCCAGTGATTAAACGTTTATTATCAATTGCTCTTATTTGGTCGATTAATAGATCAGAGCCTTGTTTTAAAGCATCTTGTGCCTCAACCCGGATTCTCAAAGGATGAGCATTGTCGATAAGCTGGGTAGTGAGCGGAATAATTAAGGTGGAGGGATGAAGAATGTCCAGAAGAGCTTGGTCTTGAAAAATTAATACTGGCCTTGTTTTGCCTGCCTCTGTTCCTCTACTGGGATTCAAATTAGCCAACCAAATCTGCCCTTGTTTAATAGATCTCTTTCGTAACTCTACTTCTGCGGAGAATTTGTTCGTCGGTTCGGTACTCGAATCCTCATGTACCCCCGTGTACACTCCTGTTCTGCGCTCCGATTCTTCTCCAACTTCTCTCACAGAAGCGAGTTTCGAAAGAGATCTAATCTTTAAGGTCATATTCAATCTCATCAAATTCGGCATTAACTTTCATACTCTCTTTTCTCACCAACAAACTAGCAGCTTTTAACTTTTTCTCGCGCATGCGTTTTGTTATCTCAGCGTTCATACGTTGAATAGCTTGGCGTATATAATCTGCTTGTGGCACTTCTAAAAAATGCGAACTAGTTTTGACGGCGTTAAACAATTCATCACTTACGCGCACAGAAATTAACGACGACATTGCAGCCTCCTATTTTAGACCCCTTTTTTACAGCATAGCCTGGTTATCAAAAAAGTCAACAAATAGATATACATTTTTGTAGACAAAAATGTATATCACTCTGCTGCTGTCACCGCATAGATCCCAGGAAGATTTCTAAAATAACCTTCGTAGTCCAAACCAAATCCAATTAAAAATAAATCTTCCACTTTCAAGCCTGTAAAGTCCGCATGCGCCAAGCCCCCTTCGGCACGCGGATGATTTTTATCCACGACTACTG
This window harbors:
- a CDS encoding type II toxin-antitoxin system PemK/MazF family toxin, with translation MTLKIRSLSKLASVREVGEESERRTGVYTGVHEDSSTEPTNKFSAEVELRKRSIKQGQIWLANLNPSRGTEAGKTRPVLIFQDQALLDILHPSTLIIPLTTQLIDNAHPLRIRVEAQDALKQGSDLLIDQIRAIDNKRLITGPLTALSKKQLKEVFYAVAEVIGMNEV